From the genome of Streptomyces sp. NBC_01260, one region includes:
- the cseB gene encoding two-component system response regulator CseB: protein MRDQPAPVHILLVEDDDTIRRSVGLSLERYGYRVSAAPDGLTGLEMFRETEHDLLLLDIMLPHLDGIGLCRKVRETSQTPVLMMSARGDSLDVVAGLEAGADDYVVKPVDTTVLLARIRTLLRRATFTAPVEPDPATGDGTGLLAFRDLTVDTRGLEVRKDGRPLALTPTELRLLLEFVAVPGIALQRATLLRKVWDYGWDGDIRVVDLAVQRLRKKIGADHIETVRGFGYKFRR from the coding sequence ATGCGCGACCAGCCCGCCCCCGTGCACATCCTCCTCGTCGAGGACGACGACACAATCCGCAGGTCCGTGGGCCTGTCCCTGGAGCGCTACGGCTACCGGGTCTCGGCCGCCCCCGACGGCCTGACCGGCCTGGAGATGTTCCGGGAGACGGAGCACGACCTACTGCTCCTCGACATCATGCTGCCGCACCTCGACGGAATCGGGCTGTGCCGCAAGGTCCGCGAGACCAGCCAGACCCCGGTCCTGATGATGTCGGCCCGCGGCGACTCCCTGGACGTGGTCGCGGGTCTGGAGGCGGGCGCCGACGACTACGTCGTCAAACCGGTCGACACCACTGTGCTGCTGGCCCGCATCCGCACCCTGCTGCGCCGCGCCACCTTCACGGCTCCCGTCGAGCCCGATCCCGCCACCGGCGACGGCACGGGTCTGCTCGCCTTCCGGGACCTGACCGTCGACACCCGCGGCCTCGAGGTCCGCAAGGACGGCAGGCCGCTCGCACTGACTCCCACCGAACTGCGGCTGCTCCTGGAATTCGTGGCCGTACCCGGCATCGCCCTGCAGCGCGCGACCCTGCTGCGCAAGGTGTGGGACTACGGCTGGGACGGCGACATCCGGGTCGTCGACCTGGCGGTGCAGCGGCTGCGCAAGAAGATCGGCGCCGACCACATCGAGACCGTGCGCGGCTTCGGCTACAAGTTCCGCCGCTGA
- a CDS encoding HAMP domain-containing sensor histidine kinase translates to MDPAPPPGDTGRSLWRLADPRSLRWKIAAGVAAAACAMALGIGLLVHRTTETRSMSIGRADALRELDAAKAEFSGARPSSSPQPGYRTGDEVPGHLLDLLAAGPAPVTWYDTSKPAHGPSMWAATEVDGTPIAVSVNMISDLYSRQALDRHMRYAALATLAAVVPLTLLAAELVVRRLRQVAGTARRIRHGDLDARTTGRGHDEISEISSAVNHMADALQGRLHTEQRFTADVAHELRTPLAGLVTSATLLPESEATDLVRDRVKVLHALVDDLLEISRLDAGAERAELQPVPLDELVEESVRRTGLAPRIAATGHPVVETDPRRLDRIVTNLVVNAHVHGGPPVEITVEDATVAVRDHGPGFPAELLAEGPQRFRTGATERGHGHGLGLTIAAGHAQVIGARLTLANDDTGAVVTLDLRPGQP, encoded by the coding sequence ATGGACCCTGCGCCCCCACCCGGCGACACCGGCCGGTCCCTGTGGCGCCTGGCCGACCCGAGATCCCTGCGCTGGAAGATCGCCGCAGGGGTCGCCGCCGCGGCCTGCGCGATGGCCCTGGGCATCGGCCTCCTGGTCCACCGCACCACCGAGACCCGCTCGATGAGCATCGGGCGGGCCGACGCCCTGCGCGAACTGGACGCCGCCAAGGCCGAGTTCAGCGGCGCCCGGCCCAGCAGTTCGCCGCAGCCCGGGTACCGCACCGGCGACGAGGTACCGGGCCATCTCCTCGACCTGCTCGCCGCCGGACCGGCGCCGGTCACTTGGTACGACACCAGCAAGCCGGCCCACGGCCCGTCCATGTGGGCGGCCACGGAGGTCGACGGCACCCCGATCGCCGTCAGCGTCAACATGATCTCCGACCTGTACAGCCGCCAGGCCCTCGACCGGCACATGCGGTACGCGGCGCTCGCCACCCTCGCCGCCGTCGTCCCCCTCACCCTGCTCGCCGCCGAACTGGTGGTGCGCAGGCTGCGCCAGGTCGCAGGCACCGCCCGCCGCATTCGCCACGGCGACCTCGACGCGCGGACCACCGGCCGGGGGCACGACGAGATCAGCGAGATCTCCTCGGCCGTCAACCACATGGCCGACGCGCTCCAGGGCCGCCTCCACACCGAGCAGCGCTTCACCGCCGACGTCGCCCACGAACTGCGCACCCCGCTCGCGGGGTTGGTCACCTCCGCCACACTGCTCCCGGAGAGCGAGGCCACCGATCTCGTACGGGACCGGGTGAAGGTGCTGCACGCCCTGGTCGACGACCTGCTGGAGATCTCTCGCCTCGACGCGGGCGCGGAGCGGGCAGAGCTGCAGCCGGTGCCGCTGGACGAGCTGGTCGAGGAGTCCGTACGGCGCACGGGGCTCGCCCCCCGGATCGCCGCCACCGGTCACCCGGTCGTCGAGACCGACCCCCGCCGCCTCGACCGCATCGTCACCAACCTGGTCGTCAACGCACATGTCCACGGCGGCCCGCCGGTCGAGATCACGGTCGAGGACGCCACCGTCGCCGTCCGTGACCACGGCCCCGGCTTCCCTGCGGAGCTGCTCGCCGAAGGCCCGCAGCGATTCCGCACCGGCGCCACCGAACGCGGCCACGGACACGGCCTGGGCCTGACCATCGCGGCCGGCCACGCCCAGGTGATCGGCGCCCGGCTGACCCTCGCGAACGACGACACCGGCGCGGTCGTCACCCTCGACCTGCGACCGGGGCAGCCGTAG
- a CDS encoding recombinase family protein produces MKQSVLVSDDFKRVEAHPCPMSTCAAPAGSPCRTGKGKVAIQYHTARFRLVPQLAKVLSAPTPAVRKPGSVWTELPRSASASAEPVGHVRLGYARASTARQSLDAQLDSLTEAGVTRVFSEKISTRATRRPELEAAVKLAGEIRSSGVAVALVVHEHKRLGRGIELAMLAEELKANDVGLEFLTGELKGSHAPSGIVFTVLAAMSGMEREYIRDRTLEGHESARKRGKTIGGAGVTDDSMLSMALHLRDQEMSLRDIAKRLIITTGKKKGQHPSPATVMQMLREHDERAAEPAGT; encoded by the coding sequence ATGAAACAGTCGGTGCTCGTGAGCGACGACTTCAAGCGCGTGGAAGCGCACCCCTGTCCGATGTCCACCTGCGCCGCCCCCGCGGGCTCCCCGTGCCGGACCGGCAAGGGCAAGGTGGCCATCCAATACCACACCGCCCGCTTCCGCCTGGTGCCCCAACTCGCCAAGGTCCTCAGCGCGCCGACACCCGCCGTACGCAAGCCCGGCTCGGTCTGGACCGAGCTGCCCCGGTCCGCGAGCGCCAGCGCCGAACCGGTCGGCCACGTCCGGCTCGGGTACGCCCGCGCCTCGACCGCGCGGCAGTCCCTGGACGCGCAACTGGACTCCCTCACCGAGGCCGGGGTCACCCGGGTCTTCTCCGAGAAGATCTCCACCCGCGCCACCAGGCGCCCCGAGCTGGAAGCCGCCGTCAAGCTCGCCGGGGAGATCCGCTCCTCCGGCGTCGCCGTCGCCCTCGTCGTCCACGAACACAAACGGCTCGGCCGCGGCATCGAACTCGCCATGCTCGCCGAAGAGCTGAAGGCCAACGACGTCGGCCTGGAGTTCCTCACCGGGGAGCTGAAGGGCTCGCACGCCCCCTCCGGCATCGTCTTCACCGTGCTGGCCGCCATGTCCGGCATGGAGCGCGAGTACATCCGCGACCGCACCCTCGAAGGCCACGAGTCCGCCCGCAAGCGCGGCAAGACCATCGGCGGCGCCGGCGTCACCGACGACTCCATGCTCTCCATGGCCCTCCACCTGCGCGACCAGGAGATGAGCCTGCGCGACATTGCCAAGCGGCTCATCATCACCACCGGCAAGAAGAAGGGACAACACCCCTCACCCGCCACCGTCATGCAGATGCTCCGCGAACACGACGAACGGGCCGCCGAACCGGCGGGCACATAA
- a CDS encoding endonuclease translates to MTARRTVEVLLSRYGTTYAAEAGIRLRNTPQPLYQLLVLCDLLSARIRASVAVAAARALFTHGMRSPDRMIGTTWQQRVDALGEGGYRRYDERTATQLGDGAELLLVEYGGDLRRLRKEADGDLDILRSGLRRTPGMGPAGADIFVREVQAVWPEAAPFLDGMALQGAEKLGLPASPAKLARLAEQADDRGPAVLAAALVRAALDKHVVDDVAARA, encoded by the coding sequence GTGACCGCCCGCAGGACCGTGGAGGTCCTTCTCAGCCGCTACGGCACCACCTACGCCGCAGAGGCCGGTATCAGGCTGCGGAACACACCGCAGCCTCTGTACCAACTCCTCGTGCTCTGCGATCTGTTGAGCGCCCGCATCCGGGCATCCGTGGCGGTGGCGGCGGCACGCGCGCTGTTCACCCACGGCATGCGGTCCCCGGACCGGATGATCGGGACGACATGGCAGCAGCGCGTCGACGCACTGGGCGAGGGCGGCTACCGGCGCTACGACGAACGCACCGCCACCCAGCTCGGCGACGGGGCAGAGCTCCTGCTGGTCGAGTACGGGGGCGATCTGCGGCGGCTGCGCAAGGAGGCCGACGGCGACCTGGACATCCTGCGGTCCGGGCTGCGCAGAACCCCGGGCATGGGCCCGGCAGGTGCGGACATCTTCGTACGCGAGGTGCAGGCCGTGTGGCCGGAGGCGGCACCGTTCCTGGACGGAATGGCTCTCCAGGGCGCCGAGAAGCTGGGGCTGCCCGCCTCGCCGGCGAAGCTCGCACGACTGGCGGAGCAGGCCGACGACCGCGGGCCCGCCGTGCTCGCGGCGGCCCTGGTGCGCGCCGCGCTGGACAAGCACGTCGTGGACGACGTCGCGGCGCGGGCCTGA
- a CDS encoding DNA polymerase ligase N-terminal domain-containing protein — translation MDVTGENDDRLRDYRSERRFDATAEPRGDGERPGAAPCFVVQIHQARRMHFDFRLEVGGVLKSWAVPRGPSENPRERRLAVPTEDHPLEYRTFEGVIAKGEYGGGTVIVWDQGTYRPLSHDRWGAPVPFEQSLEDGHATFWLDGTKLHGEFALTRFKGGGDGGAPGEEIWLLIKAKDGRAPHDGPDTPDPFRARSARTGRTLQQVAAEEGGGAS, via the coding sequence ATGGATGTGACCGGCGAAAACGACGACCGGCTCCGGGACTACCGCAGCGAACGGCGCTTCGACGCGACCGCGGAGCCGCGCGGCGACGGGGAGCGGCCGGGTGCGGCGCCCTGTTTCGTCGTACAGATCCACCAGGCGCGGCGCATGCACTTCGACTTCCGGCTGGAGGTCGGCGGCGTACTGAAGTCATGGGCGGTGCCGCGCGGACCCTCGGAGAACCCGCGCGAGAGGCGGCTGGCCGTCCCCACGGAGGACCACCCGCTGGAGTACCGCACGTTCGAGGGAGTCATCGCGAAGGGCGAGTACGGCGGCGGCACGGTGATCGTCTGGGACCAGGGCACCTACCGGCCGCTCAGCCACGACCGCTGGGGCGCACCCGTGCCGTTCGAGCAGTCCCTGGAGGACGGGCACGCGACCTTCTGGCTCGACGGCACCAAGCTGCACGGCGAGTTCGCCCTCACCCGCTTCAAGGGAGGCGGTGACGGCGGCGCCCCGGGCGAGGAGATATGGCTGCTGATCAAGGCCAAGGACGGGCGCGCCCCCCATGACGGGCCGGACACACCGGACCCGTTCCGGGCACGTTCGGCCCGTACGGGGCGCACCCTGCAGCAGGTCGCCGCCGAGGAAGGGGGCGGAGCTTCGTGA
- a CDS encoding glycosyltransferase family 39 protein — protein MNHTMTPTAGPCISTPESSERVPGPDRGHGPRLRHAVRQYGPVLALYGVLKLIGFCVFMHLLDSSGDFRKKHPRFGGGAHAWDVLASWDGWWYQQIASHGYHPALVPVPGATGLITLEGNSAAFFPLYPAAMRLVSSCTGLGLYGAGMLVSVVASFAASLGIYAVTARFGGRRAGLAAAGLWAVWPGSGVEWSVYSDSLYVALAVWACHAVMSDRWLTAGVLTFAAGLNRPTAVALIAALTVAALLTLHRRREDHARPWTAVLIAPLGLIGYLLWVGNRMGDLGGYFKLQEGAWAHTFDYGKQTLDVFTSIAVGRFDYLFAYPFEDTIGALTVLLGVLLIPLLFHLRLPAVLTVYTVLTFALVLGSQQIFGNVSRYLLPAFPLFIPLAVQLRNIRLPMLFALLGIAAVASGSYAGYVLFELGVP, from the coding sequence ATGAACCACACGATGACGCCGACAGCCGGCCCCTGCATCAGCACCCCCGAATCCTCCGAGCGGGTCCCCGGCCCGGACCGCGGCCATGGGCCGCGCCTGCGCCATGCGGTTCGGCAGTACGGACCCGTACTCGCCCTGTACGGCGTACTGAAGCTCATCGGCTTCTGCGTCTTCATGCACCTGCTCGACTCCTCCGGTGACTTCCGGAAGAAGCACCCGCGCTTCGGCGGCGGCGCGCATGCCTGGGACGTACTGGCCTCCTGGGACGGCTGGTGGTACCAGCAGATCGCCTCACACGGCTACCACCCCGCGCTCGTCCCCGTCCCCGGAGCCACCGGGCTGATCACCCTCGAAGGCAACTCCGCGGCGTTCTTCCCCCTCTACCCCGCGGCGATGCGGCTGGTCTCCTCCTGCACGGGCCTCGGCCTGTACGGCGCCGGCATGCTGGTCTCGGTCGTCGCCTCGTTCGCCGCCTCCCTCGGCATCTACGCCGTCACCGCCAGGTTCGGCGGCAGGCGCGCCGGGTTGGCCGCGGCCGGACTGTGGGCCGTCTGGCCCGGCTCCGGCGTGGAGTGGTCGGTCTACTCGGATTCCCTCTACGTCGCCCTCGCCGTCTGGGCCTGCCACGCCGTCATGAGCGACCGCTGGCTCACCGCGGGAGTCCTCACCTTCGCTGCCGGCCTCAACCGGCCCACCGCCGTCGCCCTCATCGCCGCCCTCACCGTCGCCGCGCTGCTGACACTCCATCGTCGCCGAGAAGACCACGCACGCCCGTGGACCGCGGTACTCATTGCGCCGCTCGGGCTCATCGGCTACCTGCTCTGGGTCGGCAATCGGATGGGCGACCTCGGCGGCTACTTCAAACTCCAGGAGGGCGCCTGGGCTCACACCTTCGACTACGGCAAGCAGACCCTCGACGTCTTCACCTCCATAGCGGTGGGCCGCTTCGACTACCTCTTCGCATACCCCTTCGAGGACACCATCGGCGCGCTGACCGTCCTGCTGGGCGTGCTTCTGATCCCTCTCCTGTTCCACCTGCGTCTCCCAGCCGTCCTGACCGTCTACACGGTCTTGACCTTCGCCCTGGTCCTGGGCAGCCAGCAGATATTCGGCAACGTCTCCCGCTACCTTCTCCCGGCCTTCCCCCTCTTCATTCCCCTCGCCGTCCAACTGCGCAATATCCGTCTGCCCATGCTGTTCGCGTTGCTCGGCATCGCGGCGGTCGCGTCGGGTTCGTACGCGGGATACGTACTCTTCGAACTGGGGGTCCCTTAG
- a CDS encoding bifunctional glycosyltransferase family 2/GtrA family protein: MIEAGSVTVKHPSSSKDDSPNDPTGRLPLRTPVSAHQREPVLDVVVPVFNEERDLERSVRRLHAHLRETFPYPFRITVADNASTDETPRIAARLAAELPEAQWLRLAEKGRGRALHAAWSDSPAPVLAYLDVDLSTDLRALLPLVAPLISGHSDIAIGTRLARGSRVVRGPKRETISRCYNALLRSTLAVGFSDAQCGFKAVRRDVAERLLPLVKDSGWFFDTELLVIAERAGLRIHEVPVDWVDDPDSRVDILSTALADLRGITRIGRALACGTLPLAGLRRRADGDRPGSPGLAGQLLRFAAVGTLSTVGYVLLYATLRPAAGPQGANALALLICAVANTAANRRLTFGLRGRGGVMRHQAKGLLVFVIGLVITSGSLAALHDVAPRAARPTEVGVLVAANLAATLLRFLLFRAWVFPARRPGTGATAA, translated from the coding sequence ATGATAGAAGCAGGATCGGTCACCGTGAAGCACCCCTCTTCCTCCAAGGACGACTCACCGAACGACCCGACCGGCCGACTACCACTGCGCACACCCGTGTCGGCGCATCAGCGGGAACCCGTCCTGGACGTGGTCGTCCCGGTGTTCAACGAGGAGCGTGATCTGGAGCGAAGCGTACGGCGGCTGCACGCGCACCTGCGCGAGACCTTCCCCTACCCGTTCCGGATCACCGTCGCGGACAACGCCAGCACGGACGAGACTCCGCGGATCGCGGCCCGGCTGGCCGCCGAGCTGCCCGAGGCGCAGTGGCTGCGGCTGGCCGAGAAGGGACGGGGCCGGGCGCTGCACGCCGCGTGGTCGGACTCGCCGGCGCCGGTGCTGGCGTACCTGGATGTGGACCTGTCGACCGACCTGAGGGCACTACTGCCCCTCGTCGCCCCCCTGATCTCCGGCCACTCCGACATCGCCATCGGCACGCGCCTCGCACGCGGTTCACGGGTGGTACGCGGACCCAAGCGCGAGACCATCTCCCGCTGCTACAACGCCCTGCTGCGCTCCACGCTCGCCGTGGGCTTCTCCGACGCGCAGTGCGGTTTCAAAGCCGTACGGCGCGACGTCGCCGAACGGCTGCTGCCCCTGGTGAAGGACTCGGGGTGGTTCTTCGACACCGAGCTGCTGGTGATCGCCGAGCGGGCCGGGCTACGGATACACGAGGTGCCGGTCGACTGGGTGGACGACCCCGACAGCCGGGTCGACATCCTGTCCACGGCGCTGGCCGACCTGCGCGGCATCACCAGGATCGGCCGGGCACTGGCCTGCGGCACGCTCCCGTTGGCCGGGCTGCGCCGGAGAGCCGACGGCGACCGGCCGGGAAGCCCGGGCCTGGCCGGCCAACTGCTGCGCTTCGCCGCCGTGGGAACCCTGAGCACCGTCGGATACGTGCTGCTCTACGCCACGTTGCGCCCGGCGGCGGGACCGCAGGGCGCCAACGCGCTGGCACTGCTGATCTGCGCGGTCGCCAACACGGCCGCGAACCGGCGGCTCACCTTCGGACTGCGCGGCCGAGGCGGTGTGATGCGCCACCAGGCCAAGGGCTTGCTGGTCTTCGTGATCGGCCTCGTCATCACCAGTGGATCGCTCGCCGCGCTACATGACGTGGCGCCCCGCGCCGCGCGCCCCACCGAGGTCGGAGTGCTCGTCGCCGCCAACCTGGCGGCAACCCTCCTGCGGTTTCTGCTCTTCCGGGCCTGGGTGTTTCCTGCCCGCCGCCCCGGGACGGGAGCCACGGCAGCATGA
- a CDS encoding SigE family RNA polymerase sigma factor, with the protein MEQDRAKGFDAFVAARWSALFHLALLLVGGDRHRAEDLLQEALVKLWFVWPKIAEEAPEAYIRKVLARAAARSARRRWWGERPAEQLPDLAEVGDLSASVVERSRLGAALAQLPPRQRAAVVLRYYLDLPERQVAEMLGCPVGTARSHASRGVARLRRILADVTEPVG; encoded by the coding sequence ATGGAGCAGGATCGAGCCAAGGGGTTCGACGCGTTCGTGGCGGCCCGCTGGTCGGCGCTGTTCCATCTCGCTCTCCTGCTCGTCGGAGGCGATCGGCACCGGGCCGAGGACCTGCTCCAGGAAGCCCTGGTCAAGCTCTGGTTCGTCTGGCCCAAGATCGCAGAGGAGGCCCCCGAGGCGTACATACGCAAGGTTTTGGCGCGCGCGGCGGCACGCTCGGCGCGACGACGCTGGTGGGGCGAGCGACCGGCCGAGCAACTGCCTGACCTGGCGGAGGTGGGTGACCTGTCCGCCTCCGTGGTGGAGCGCTCGCGGCTGGGAGCCGCGTTGGCCCAGTTGCCGCCGCGGCAGCGGGCCGCGGTGGTGCTGCGCTACTACCTCGACCTGCCCGAGAGGCAGGTCGCGGAGATGCTGGGGTGCCCGGTGGGCACCGCTCGATCCCATGCGTCTCGTGGCGTGGCGCGACTGCGTCGGATCCTGGCCGATGTCACCGAACCAGTGGGGTGA
- a CDS encoding NADPH-dependent FMN reductase, with translation MPTDTHPGPLRVLVFGAALRADSTNARLAALVARLISDTGATADLAPMRDFDMPLYDGDMETAGGLPQGALALRDRLEQSDAFVISSPEYNASVPGVLKNAIDWVSRVRPQPFKTKHAMLVSASPSLIGGNRGLWTLRIPLEHLGTRVYPDMFSLANSYQAFAEDGTLTDPGLQQRLTETVTAFLSLVEADVRHVCLERRWYEFLGDRTEAAITQRAEA, from the coding sequence ATGCCCACGGACACACATCCCGGCCCGCTGCGGGTTCTGGTTTTCGGCGCGGCGCTGCGGGCCGATTCGACCAACGCCCGTCTCGCCGCCCTCGTGGCCCGCCTCATCTCCGACACCGGTGCCACGGCTGACCTCGCCCCTATGCGCGACTTCGACATGCCCTTGTACGACGGCGACATGGAGACCGCCGGAGGACTGCCGCAAGGGGCCCTCGCCCTGCGCGACCGACTCGAGCAGAGCGACGCCTTCGTCATCTCCTCGCCGGAGTACAACGCCTCCGTGCCGGGAGTGCTGAAGAACGCGATCGACTGGGTCTCCCGTGTCCGGCCGCAGCCGTTCAAGACCAAGCACGCGATGCTCGTCTCCGCCTCGCCGTCCCTGATCGGCGGCAACCGCGGGCTGTGGACCCTGAGGATTCCCCTGGAGCACCTGGGTACCCGCGTCTACCCGGACATGTTCAGCCTGGCCAATAGCTACCAGGCCTTCGCCGAGGACGGAACGTTGACCGACCCGGGGCTGCAGCAACGTCTCACCGAGACCGTGACGGCTTTCCTCAGCCTCGTCGAAGCGGACGTGCGACACGTCTGCCTGGAACGCCGGTGGTACGAGTTCCTGGGAGACCGCACCGAGGCAGCCATCACCCAAAGGGCCGAGGCGTGA
- a CDS encoding transposase, which translates to MESMGKKKPRRPRRSFTPEFKAEIVGLCRRGDRSVGQVARDFELTETTVRDWVKQAEVDAGERNGLTSSEREELAALRRENRRLREDVDVLKRATAFFAKETR; encoded by the coding sequence ATGGAGAGCATGGGGAAGAAGAAGCCTCGCCGCCCTCGTCGTTCGTTCACGCCGGAGTTCAAGGCCGAGATCGTCGGTCTGTGCCGACGAGGTGACCGCTCGGTCGGGCAGGTCGCCAGAGACTTCGAACTGACCGAGACGACGGTGCGGGACTGGGTGAAGCAGGCCGAGGTCGACGCGGGCGAGCGCAACGGGCTGACCAGCAGTGAGCGCGAGGAACTGGCCGCGTTGCGGCGGGAGAACCGCCGGCTGCGTGAGGATGTCGACGTCCTCAAGCGGGCCACAGCTTTCTTCGCGAAGGAGACCCGGTGA